The following proteins are encoded in a genomic region of Sphingobacteriaceae bacterium:
- a CDS encoding amidohydrolase family protein → GARRSIGVDRYAAATPEQIQRLVAMAERALEGGAMAVSFSLEYYPNQQPDEVLALVEVAARYGVPAIFHVRYSTMYGDGGNNFDALEEVLGYARATGAAIHIGHLHSTGGTFSMPESLAMLEEARREGIDVTADVYSYHYWATNLSSARFAPGWQERFQIDYSDLQLVCTSERMTAESFARNRAAGGVLAVAYAMPEEELPMALQADFVMLGSDGILEPGPPGKADGCNNHPRGAGNYARLLGKYVREEKTLSLMDALAKMSLLPAQRFEARVPDLARKGRLQEGMDADIVIFDPDTVTDLATVEAPARFSAGIHYVLVNGQVVLDEDGLHRDVRPGRPLRARFD, encoded by the coding sequence CGGGGCCCGCCGGTCCATCGGCGTGGACCGCTACGCCGCCGCCACCCCGGAGCAGATCCAGCGGCTGGTGGCCATGGCGGAGCGAGCCCTGGAAGGCGGCGCCATGGCCGTCTCCTTCAGCCTGGAGTACTACCCCAACCAGCAGCCCGACGAAGTGCTGGCCTTGGTGGAAGTGGCCGCCCGCTACGGCGTGCCCGCCATTTTCCACGTGCGCTATTCCACCATGTACGGCGATGGGGGCAACAATTTCGACGCCCTGGAAGAAGTGCTGGGCTATGCCCGGGCTACGGGGGCGGCCATCCATATCGGCCACCTCCACAGCACCGGCGGGACCTTCTCCATGCCCGAATCTCTGGCCATGCTGGAAGAAGCCCGCCGGGAAGGCATCGACGTCACCGCCGATGTGTACTCATACCACTATTGGGCCACCAACCTCAGCTCCGCCCGCTTCGCCCCGGGCTGGCAGGAACGTTTCCAGATCGACTACAGCGACCTGCAATTGGTTTGCACCAGCGAGCGCATGACCGCCGAATCCTTCGCCCGCAACCGGGCGGCGGGCGGCGTGCTGGCCGTGGCCTACGCCATGCCCGAGGAAGAACTGCCCATGGCCCTGCAGGCCGACTTCGTCATGCTGGGCAGCGACGGCATCCTGGAGCCGGGCCCGCCGGGCAAGGCCGACGGCTGCAACAACCACCCCCGGGGAGCGGGCAACTACGCCCGGCTGCTGGGCAAGTACGTGCGGGAAGAAAAAACTTTGTCCCTCATGGACGCCCTGGCCAAAATGTCGTTGCTGCCGGCCCAGCGGTTTGAGGCCCGGGTGCCCGACCTGGCCCGCAAAGGCCGCCTGCAGGAAGGCATGGATGCCGACATCGTCATCTTCGACCCCGACACGGTGACGGACTTGGCCACGGTGGAGGCGCCGGCCCGCTTTTCCGCCGGCATCCATTACGTCCTGGTCAACGGCCAGGTGGTATTGGATGAAGACGGCCTCCACCGGGATGTGCGCCCCGGTCGACCGCTGCGGGCCCGCTTTGATTAA